In Pirellulales bacterium, one genomic interval encodes:
- a CDS encoding SelB C-terminal domain-containing protein: protein MSDEGMTVSQIRGLWGTTRKFAVPFCEYFDRIGFTRREGDRRRLAYESA from the coding sequence ATGTCGGACGAAGGCATGACCGTAAGCCAGATTCGCGGCCTGTGGGGCACGACGCGCAAGTTTGCCGTGCCGTTCTGCGAGTATTTCGATCGCATCGGCTTTACGAGGCGCGAGGGAGATCGGCGACGACTCGCGTACGAATCGGCCTAA